One Pseudomonas entomophila genomic window carries:
- the exaC gene encoding acetaldehyde dehydrogenase ExaC has protein sequence MRYAHPGTEGAKVSFKSRYGNYIGGEFVPPVKGEYFTNTSPVNGQPIAEFPRSTAEDIDKALDAAHAAADAWGRTSVQDRSNVLLRIADRIEQNLEVLAITETWDNGKPIRETLNADIPLAVDHFRYFAGCIRAQEGGAAEINENTVAYHIHEPLGVVGQIIPWNFPLLMAAWKLAPALAAGNCVVLKPAEQTPLGITVLLELIGDLLPKGVLNVVQGFGREAGEALATSKRIAKIAFTGSTPVGAHIMKCAAENIIPSTVELGGKSPNVYFEDIMQAEPAFIDKAAEGMVLAFFNQGEVCTCPSRALVQESIYPQFMEVVMKKVLQIKRGDPLDTDTMVGAQASQQQFEKIQSYLKIAQEEGAELLTGGKVEQLEGSLASGYYIQPTLLKGNNRMRVFQEEIFGPVVSVTTFKDEAEALAIANDTEFGLGAGVWTRDINRAYRMGRGIKAGRVWTNCYHLYPAHAAFGGYKKSGVGRETHKMMLDHYQQTKNLLVSYDINPLGFF, from the coding sequence ATGCGTTACGCACATCCCGGTACCGAGGGCGCGAAGGTTTCCTTCAAGAGCCGCTACGGCAACTACATCGGTGGTGAGTTCGTTCCTCCGGTAAAGGGTGAGTACTTCACCAACACCTCGCCGGTGAACGGCCAGCCGATCGCCGAGTTCCCCCGCTCCACCGCCGAAGATATCGACAAGGCCCTCGACGCCGCCCATGCCGCCGCCGATGCCTGGGGCCGCACCTCGGTGCAGGACCGCTCCAACGTCCTGCTGCGCATCGCCGACCGCATCGAGCAGAATCTCGAAGTACTGGCCATCACCGAGACCTGGGACAACGGCAAGCCGATCCGCGAAACCCTCAACGCCGACATCCCGCTGGCGGTCGACCACTTCCGCTACTTCGCCGGCTGCATCCGCGCCCAAGAGGGCGGCGCCGCCGAGATCAACGAAAACACCGTGGCCTACCACATCCACGAACCGCTGGGCGTGGTCGGCCAGATCATCCCGTGGAACTTCCCGCTGCTGATGGCCGCCTGGAAGCTCGCACCGGCCCTGGCCGCCGGCAACTGCGTGGTGCTCAAGCCCGCCGAGCAGACCCCGCTGGGCATCACCGTACTGCTGGAGCTGATCGGCGACCTGCTGCCCAAGGGCGTGCTCAACGTGGTGCAAGGCTTCGGCCGCGAAGCCGGCGAGGCCCTGGCCACCAGCAAGCGCATCGCCAAGATCGCCTTCACCGGCTCCACCCCGGTCGGCGCGCACATCATGAAATGCGCCGCCGAGAACATCATCCCGTCCACCGTCGAGCTGGGTGGCAAATCGCCCAACGTCTACTTCGAGGACATCATGCAGGCCGAGCCGGCCTTCATCGACAAGGCCGCCGAAGGCATGGTGCTGGCGTTCTTCAACCAGGGCGAGGTGTGCACCTGCCCGTCTCGGGCGCTGGTGCAAGAGTCGATCTACCCGCAGTTCATGGAAGTGGTGATGAAGAAGGTGCTGCAGATCAAGCGCGGCGACCCGCTGGACACCGACACCATGGTCGGCGCCCAGGCCTCTCAGCAGCAGTTCGAGAAGATCCAGTCGTACCTCAAGATTGCCCAGGAAGAAGGCGCCGAGCTGCTCACCGGCGGCAAGGTGGAGCAATTGGAAGGTTCACTGGCCAGCGGTTACTACATCCAGCCGACCCTGCTCAAGGGCAACAACCGCATGCGCGTGTTCCAGGAAGAAATCTTCGGCCCGGTGGTCAGCGTCACCACGTTCAAGGACGAAGCCGAAGCCCTGGCCATTGCCAACGACACCGAGTTCGGCCTGGGTGCCGGTGTGTGGACCCGCGACATCAACCGCGCCTACCGCATGGGCCGCGGCATCAAGGCCGGCCGCGTGTGGACCAACTGCTACCACCTGTACCCGGCCCATGCCGCGTTCGGTGGCTACAAGAAGTCCGGCGTCGGCCGTGAAACCCACAAGATGATGCTCGACCACTACCAGCAGACCAAGAACCTGCTGGTGAGCTACGACATCAACCCGCTGGGCTTCTTCTAA
- a CDS encoding sigma-54-dependent Fis family transcriptional regulator, giving the protein MQSNSFSRHAQQVLTIARGQASGPGSDPSIARSWLRCLEDYHLDPARAQAPVVLEHGRLLESRERLHQVLQIANNEMNSLHQQLSGAGHAVLLTDARGVILNCVTTPSERRIFERAGLWLGADWSEAREGTNGIGTCLVERQALTIHQDEHFRGRHTGLTCSASPVFDPHGELLAVLDVSSARPDVSRQSQFHTMALVNLSAKMIESCYFLRHFEQQWLLRFHLQAESVGLFSEGLLAFDGDGRICAANQSALNLLGTIRGGVLGKPLDTFFACSHDELFSRATPQGSTAWPLHTRDGRQVFASLRGQARTPVWSVPVALPKASEPGICLLDPALQNDFRRAVRVFERDVPLLLRGETGCGKEAFAQAVHQASARRHKPFVAINCASIPESLIESELFGYRGGSFTGARKEGMRGKLLQADGGTLLLDEIGDMPLALQTRLLRVLEERQVVPIGGEPQAVDVRIISATHRDLLERVEQGGFREDLYYRLNGLEVALPALRERSDKGQLLDFLLEQEAEGQAIGLESGARQALLDFIWPGNVRQLRNVLRTLVALCEGTHIGFSDLPAIVRNGAPSVGAALCRERAAERPQDSGSAADSAGAALQPIRGTRPLLHAERDALLAILEANRWHLTHVAEHLGISRNTLYRKLRKHGIARAG; this is encoded by the coding sequence ATGCAGAGCAATTCGTTCAGCCGCCATGCCCAGCAGGTGCTCACCATCGCCCGCGGGCAGGCCAGCGGGCCGGGCAGCGACCCGTCCATCGCCCGTTCCTGGCTGCGTTGCCTGGAGGATTACCACCTCGACCCCGCACGTGCCCAGGCGCCCGTGGTGCTCGAGCACGGCCGCCTGCTGGAGAGCCGCGAACGCCTGCACCAGGTGCTGCAGATCGCCAACAACGAAATGAACAGCCTGCACCAGCAACTGTCTGGTGCCGGCCACGCGGTGCTGCTCACCGATGCCCGTGGCGTCATCCTCAACTGCGTCACCACGCCCAGCGAGCGGCGCATCTTCGAGCGCGCCGGGCTGTGGCTCGGTGCCGACTGGAGCGAGGCCCGCGAGGGCACCAACGGCATCGGCACCTGCCTGGTCGAGCGTCAGGCCCTGACCATCCACCAGGACGAACACTTCCGTGGCCGGCACACGGGGCTGACCTGCTCGGCCAGCCCGGTGTTCGACCCCCATGGCGAGCTGCTGGCGGTGCTTGATGTTTCATCGGCGCGACCGGACGTGTCGCGGCAGAGCCAGTTCCACACCATGGCCCTGGTCAACCTCTCGGCGAAGATGATCGAGAGCTGCTATTTCCTGCGCCACTTCGAACAGCAATGGTTGCTGCGTTTCCACCTGCAGGCCGAGTCGGTCGGGCTGTTCAGCGAAGGCCTGCTGGCGTTCGATGGTGACGGGCGGATCTGCGCGGCCAACCAGAGCGCGCTGAACCTGTTGGGCACCATCCGTGGCGGCGTGCTGGGCAAACCGCTGGACACCTTCTTTGCGTGCAGCCACGACGAGCTGTTCAGCCGCGCTACGCCACAAGGCAGCACAGCCTGGCCGCTGCATACCCGTGATGGTCGGCAGGTGTTCGCCAGCCTGCGTGGTCAGGCGCGCACGCCGGTCTGGTCGGTGCCGGTGGCGTTGCCCAAGGCCAGCGAGCCCGGCATCTGCCTGCTCGACCCGGCCTTGCAGAACGATTTTCGCCGCGCCGTGCGTGTCTTCGAGCGCGACGTGCCGTTGCTGCTGCGCGGCGAGACCGGTTGCGGCAAGGAGGCCTTCGCCCAAGCGGTGCACCAGGCCAGCGCCCGCCGGCACAAACCGTTCGTGGCGATCAACTGCGCCTCGATTCCGGAAAGCCTGATCGAGAGCGAGCTGTTCGGCTATCGCGGCGGCAGTTTCACCGGCGCGCGCAAGGAAGGCATGCGCGGCAAGCTGTTGCAGGCCGACGGCGGCACCCTGTTGCTCGATGAGATCGGCGACATGCCGCTGGCCTTGCAGACCCGCCTGCTGCGGGTGCTTGAAGAGCGTCAGGTGGTCCCCATTGGCGGCGAGCCACAGGCGGTGGATGTGCGGATCATCAGTGCCACCCACCGTGACCTGCTGGAGCGGGTGGAGCAGGGCGGTTTCCGCGAAGACCTTTATTACCGCCTCAATGGCCTGGAGGTGGCGTTGCCGGCGCTGCGCGAGCGCAGCGACAAGGGGCAGTTGCTGGATTTCCTGCTGGAGCAGGAGGCCGAGGGCCAGGCCATCGGCCTCGAGTCCGGCGCCCGCCAGGCGCTGCTGGACTTCATCTGGCCGGGAAATGTGCGGCAACTGCGCAATGTGCTGCGTACGCTGGTGGCGCTGTGCGAAGGCACGCATATCGGTTTTTCGGATCTCCCTGCAATCGTCCGAAATGGCGCGCCCTCTGTAGGAGCGGCCTTGTGCCGCGAAAGGGCCGCAGAGCGGCCCCAGGATTCCGGCAGCGCTGCTGATTCCGCCGGGGCTGCTTTGCAGCCCATTCGCGGCACAAGGCCGCTCCTACACGCCGAGCGCGATGCACTGCTCGCCATACTGGAGGCAAACCGCTGGCACCTGACCCACGTCGCCGAGCACCTGGGCATCAGCCGCAACACCCTCTATCGAAAACTGCGCAAACACGGCATCGCCCGGGCTGGTTGA
- the mpl gene encoding UDP-N-acetylmuramate:L-alanyl-gamma-D-glutamyl-meso-diaminopimelate ligase, producing MHIHILGICGTFMGSLAVLAKELGHRVTGSDANVYPPMSTQLEAQGIELTQGYDPAQLEPAPDLVVIGNAMSRGNPAVEYVLNKGLPYVSGPQWLADHVLQGRWVLAVAGTHGKTTTSSMLAWVLEHAGMSPGFLIGGVPQNFSVSARLGGTPFFVVEADEYDSAFFDKRSKFVHYHPRTAILNNLEFDHADIFPDLAAIERQFHHLVRTIPSEGLVIHPTTEQALERVIGMGCWTPVQTTGAGGQWQARLLSPDGSRFEVLFEGEAQGVVDWALTGQHNVANALATLAAARHVGVAPAMGIEGLSAFKSVKRRMEKVAEVQGVTIYDDFAHHPTAIATTLDGLRKRVGEAPVIAVIEPRSNSMKLGAHRDGLPESVNDADQVIWYAPPNLGWDLAGTAAQCKVPSVVADSLEAIIDRVKGQARPGTHVVIMSNGGFGGLHGKLAEALK from the coding sequence ATGCACATTCACATTCTCGGTATTTGCGGCACTTTCATGGGTTCGCTGGCCGTGCTGGCCAAGGAACTTGGCCACCGCGTCACCGGCTCCGACGCCAATGTCTACCCCCCGATGAGCACCCAGCTCGAGGCCCAGGGCATCGAGCTCACCCAAGGCTACGACCCAGCCCAACTGGAGCCGGCACCGGACCTGGTGGTGATCGGCAACGCCATGTCGCGGGGCAACCCGGCGGTGGAATACGTGCTGAACAAGGGCCTGCCCTATGTGTCCGGCCCGCAGTGGCTGGCCGACCATGTGCTGCAGGGGCGCTGGGTGCTGGCGGTGGCCGGCACCCACGGCAAGACCACCACCAGCAGCATGCTGGCCTGGGTCCTGGAGCATGCCGGCATGAGCCCGGGCTTCCTGATCGGCGGCGTGCCGCAGAACTTCTCGGTGTCGGCGCGTCTGGGCGGCACGCCGTTCTTCGTGGTCGAGGCCGACGAATACGACAGCGCCTTCTTCGACAAGCGCTCGAAGTTCGTGCACTACCACCCGCGCACCGCGATCCTCAACAACCTCGAGTTCGATCACGCGGACATCTTCCCGGACCTGGCGGCCATCGAGCGGCAGTTCCACCACCTGGTGCGGACCATCCCGAGCGAAGGCCTGGTGATCCACCCGACCACCGAGCAGGCGCTGGAGCGGGTGATCGGCATGGGCTGCTGGACCCCGGTGCAGACCACCGGTGCTGGTGGCCAGTGGCAGGCGCGCCTGCTCAGCCCCGACGGCTCGCGCTTCGAGGTGCTGTTCGAGGGCGAGGCGCAAGGCGTGGTGGACTGGGCCCTGACTGGCCAGCACAACGTCGCCAACGCCCTGGCCACCCTGGCCGCCGCCCGCCATGTCGGCGTGGCTCCGGCCATGGGCATCGAGGGCCTGAGCGCGTTCAAGAGCGTCAAGCGGCGCATGGAGAAGGTCGCCGAAGTTCAAGGCGTGACCATCTACGATGACTTCGCCCATCACCCGACCGCCATCGCCACCACCCTCGATGGCCTGCGCAAGCGCGTCGGCGAGGCGCCGGTGATCGCGGTGATCGAGCCGCGCTCCAACTCCATGAAGCTCGGCGCCCACCGCGACGGCCTGCCGGAAAGCGTCAACGATGCCGACCAGGTGATCTGGTACGCGCCGCCCAACCTGGGCTGGGACCTGGCCGGCACCGCCGCCCAGTGCAAGGTCCCCAGCGTGGTGGCCGACAGCCTCGAGGCGATCATCGACCGGGTCAAGGGCCAGGCCCGCCCAGGCACCCACGTGGTGATCATGAGCAACGGCGGCTTCGGCGGCCTGCACGGCAAGCTGGCCGAGGCCCTCAAGTGA
- the ubiX gene encoding flavin prenyltransferase UbiX: MSGPERITLAMTGASGAQYGLRLLDCLVREDREVHFLVSKAAQLVMATETDVVLPAKPQAMQAFLTEYTGAADGQIRVYGKEDWMSPVASGSGAPAAMVVVPCSTGTLSAIASGACNNLIERAADVTLKERRQLILVPREAPLSTIHLENMLKLSQMGAVILPAAPGFYHQPQTIDDLVDFVVARILNLLNIPQDMLPRWGEHHHGVDD, translated from the coding sequence GTGAGCGGGCCGGAGCGCATCACCCTGGCGATGACCGGGGCGTCGGGGGCGCAGTATGGCCTGCGCCTGCTCGACTGCCTGGTGCGTGAGGACCGTGAGGTGCACTTCCTCGTCTCCAAGGCCGCGCAGTTGGTAATGGCCACCGAAACCGACGTAGTGCTGCCGGCCAAGCCCCAGGCGATGCAGGCCTTCCTTACCGAATACACCGGGGCCGCCGACGGGCAGATCCGCGTGTACGGCAAGGAAGACTGGATGTCGCCGGTGGCTTCGGGCTCCGGCGCGCCGGCGGCAATGGTGGTGGTGCCATGTTCCACCGGCACGTTGTCGGCCATCGCCAGCGGTGCCTGCAACAACCTGATCGAGCGCGCCGCCGACGTGACGTTGAAGGAGCGTCGGCAGTTGATCCTGGTCCCGCGCGAGGCGCCATTGTCGACCATCCACCTGGAAAACATGCTCAAGCTGTCGCAGATGGGCGCAGTGATCCTGCCGGCGGCGCCGGGCTTCTACCACCAGCCGCAAACCATCGACGACCTGGTCGACTTCGTCGTGGCGCGCATCCTCAACCTGCTGAACATTCCCCAGGACATGCTGCCGCGCTGGGGCGAGCACCACCACGGGGTCGACGATTGA
- a CDS encoding YceK/YidQ family lipoprotein has protein sequence MRRALLGLLVLMQLAGCATVRTLDANKPGAPVVYAGTRLDLYVMNGGCCPEDRFGAVAPAYPGLDLPGSALLDTLLLPLSLLTAAGVGFNATGGL, from the coding sequence TTGAGGCGGGCGCTGCTGGGGTTGCTGGTGCTGATGCAATTGGCGGGCTGCGCCACGGTGCGCACCCTGGACGCCAACAAGCCCGGGGCGCCGGTGGTGTACGCCGGCACGCGGCTGGACCTGTACGTGATGAACGGCGGCTGTTGCCCCGAAGACCGCTTCGGGGCCGTGGCACCGGCCTATCCGGGGCTGGACCTGCCAGGCAGCGCTTTGCTGGACACGTTGTTGCTGCCCTTGTCCTTGCTGACGGCGGCGGGGGTGGGCTTCAACGCCACGGGCGGGCTTTGA
- a CDS encoding ShlB/FhaC/HecB family hemolysin secretion/activation protein → MRLMLLTMLALSWGASVRAEPLPSYLDANETESRLPTANLPVAAYRPGQPFVQVVAPDTLRQQPLAMDTRVQVRKVRFEGGTVYALSELRDHYQPIIGQTLSLAELSELTQRLTRRYRQDGYLLSYAYLPPQDFADGRVQVVLVEGHVHDYRIEGEIGPARAYLVRLLERLRAERPLTRQTLDRYVSLMGRTPGVTLQARVEATGADDGAARLVIQVARRPVAGNVIVSDGSRADPQALLSVTSNAQTRHAEQVRASVLVPPGEDQAHYARLDYSQFIDDQGLQLQLSASRYRSEPGTRVRLDEGTDLRQHRDSDRYAIGLGQPLIAAPDEWLEVVGRFYVVKERIDYQGAAQQADTATDVRALSFEGDWRKVEVGRLRIVSAGVYQGMDYLGARSNAGYDLDFLRLRVSGLQSDDFSEHWQGVASAAAYWSGDNLPDSERVVFGGQGFGRGYPRDQASGDKGWGVAYEVNYSFRRGGEWLKVVQPYVVVDAARTWFNEVDVHEAQLSSVALGLRMGYGRDFNIAVELAKPLADIALDSLDRRPRFTLSFSCPL, encoded by the coding sequence ATGCGCCTGATGCTGTTGACGATGCTGGCGTTATCCTGGGGGGCCAGCGTTCGCGCCGAGCCCCTGCCCAGTTACCTCGATGCCAATGAAACCGAAAGCCGCCTGCCCACGGCGAACCTGCCGGTGGCTGCCTACCGTCCGGGGCAGCCCTTCGTCCAGGTGGTGGCGCCCGACACCCTGCGCCAGCAACCCTTGGCGATGGACACCCGGGTGCAGGTGCGCAAGGTGCGATTCGAGGGTGGTACCGTCTATGCGTTGAGCGAATTGCGCGATCACTACCAGCCCATCATCGGTCAGACGCTCAGCCTGGCCGAGCTGAGCGAACTGACTCAACGCCTCACCCGGCGTTACCGGCAGGATGGTTACCTGCTTTCCTACGCCTACCTTCCGCCACAGGACTTCGCCGATGGTCGAGTGCAAGTGGTCTTGGTCGAGGGCCATGTCCACGACTACCGGATCGAGGGTGAGATCGGTCCGGCGCGCGCCTACCTGGTCAGGCTGCTGGAGCGCCTCAGGGCCGAACGCCCGCTGACCCGGCAGACCCTCGACCGCTATGTCAGCCTGATGGGGCGTACACCCGGTGTGACCTTGCAGGCCAGGGTCGAAGCCACTGGCGCCGACGATGGCGCCGCCCGGCTGGTCATCCAGGTAGCGCGAAGGCCCGTTGCCGGCAATGTGATCGTAAGCGACGGCAGCCGCGCTGACCCGCAGGCATTGCTCAGTGTTACCAGCAACGCCCAGACTCGCCATGCCGAGCAGGTGCGCGCCAGTGTGCTGGTGCCTCCCGGCGAGGACCAGGCGCATTACGCTCGCCTCGACTACAGCCAGTTCATCGATGACCAAGGGTTGCAGCTGCAACTCTCGGCTTCGCGCTACCGCAGCGAGCCAGGCACACGTGTGCGGCTGGACGAGGGCACCGACCTGCGTCAGCACCGTGACAGCGACCGCTATGCGATCGGTCTTGGCCAGCCGCTGATCGCTGCGCCCGACGAATGGCTGGAGGTGGTGGGGCGCTTCTACGTGGTCAAGGAACGGATCGACTATCAAGGGGCGGCGCAGCAAGCGGACACCGCGACCGACGTTCGTGCGTTGTCCTTCGAAGGTGACTGGCGCAAGGTCGAGGTTGGGCGCCTGCGCATCGTCAGTGCCGGGGTCTACCAGGGCATGGACTACCTCGGGGCGCGTAGCAATGCCGGCTACGACCTGGACTTCCTGCGCCTGCGCGTGTCTGGCCTGCAGAGCGATGATTTCTCCGAGCACTGGCAGGGCGTGGCGTCGGCCGCTGCGTACTGGAGCGGTGACAATCTGCCCGACAGTGAGCGCGTGGTGTTCGGTGGCCAGGGGTTCGGTCGGGGTTACCCCCGTGATCAGGCGAGCGGTGACAAGGGATGGGGAGTGGCCTACGAGGTCAACTACAGCTTCAGGCGCGGCGGCGAATGGTTGAAGGTGGTGCAGCCCTACGTCGTGGTCGATGCGGCCAGGACCTGGTTCAACGAGGTGGATGTGCATGAGGCGCAGCTTTCGTCTGTCGCGCTGGGGCTGCGTATGGGGTATGGGCGCGATTTCAACATCGCTGTGGAGTTGGCCAAACCGCTGGCGGACATCGCCCTGGACAGCCTCGACCGTCGACCCAGGTTTACGCTGAGCTTCAGTTGCCCGCTATGA
- a CDS encoding response regulator, translating into MPTSALRQQILLVDDDEQALLELAELLENEGFACHTASSVKAALQQLTRHPDVALVITDLRMPEESGIGLIQRLRDHTARQHLPVIVMSGHADMDDVSDLLRLQVLDLFRKPIYHARLLETLENLFPKPLLQAVN; encoded by the coding sequence ATGCCGACCTCTGCATTGCGTCAGCAGATTCTCTTGGTGGACGACGACGAGCAGGCCCTGCTGGAACTGGCCGAGCTACTGGAAAACGAAGGCTTCGCCTGCCACACCGCCAGCTCCGTAAAGGCCGCCCTGCAACAGTTGACCCGTCACCCGGACGTGGCGCTGGTCATCACCGACCTGCGCATGCCGGAGGAAAGCGGCATCGGCCTGATCCAGCGCCTGCGCGACCACACCGCCCGCCAGCACCTGCCGGTGATCGTGATGTCCGGGCATGCCGACATGGATGACGTCAGCGACCTGTTGCGCCTGCAGGTGCTCGACCTGTTCCGCAAACCGATCTACCACGCGCGCTTGCTGGAGACCCTGGAGAACCTGTTTCCCAAGCCGCTGTTGCAGGCGGTGAATTAG
- a CDS encoding Flp family type IVb pilin: MLLQLILLHCKHFLQRKDGASGIEYAVIAAMVAVVLAGFVTPIGTEVSAIMTSIKTAITQ; encoded by the coding sequence ATGCTGCTGCAACTGATCCTTCTTCACTGCAAGCACTTCCTCCAGCGCAAGGATGGCGCCTCCGGTATCGAGTACGCGGTGATCGCCGCCATGGTCGCGGTGGTGCTGGCGGGCTTCGTCACCCCCATCGGCACCGAAGTCAGCGCCATCATGACCAGCATCAAGACCGCCATCACCCAGTGA
- the cpaB gene encoding Flp pilus assembly protein CpaB, whose amino-acid sequence MSSRLTMILAGLFLLAALLAGYWGLRLSRPPEPPAPLVPAADALPAPVPASVPAQPPEPPRSPIVVLRKAVPANVPLTEDDVLVERLQVVPAGAFQQLDQVLGRSSSRPLAAGSWLDESSFQAGGPLARMIRANERAVAVAVDDVSGAAGQLRPGDYVDVLLFLREENNNPQSSAQVVLPALRVLSVDQQTGLANDGRPAQTAEEQKARRDQQSLNSNATRTVGLAVPEALASRLMLAAQAGTLRLAVRSADEQLLARYWSGEDASPQLAAANRDLYRFSQLSQVPLANPAAAAGAPGMQIIRGAQAANDLNKTP is encoded by the coding sequence ATGAGCAGTCGCTTGACCATGATCCTGGCTGGCCTGTTCCTCCTCGCGGCATTGCTGGCGGGTTATTGGGGGCTGCGCCTGAGCCGCCCGCCCGAGCCGCCGGCACCGTTGGTGCCCGCCGCCGATGCCCTGCCAGCGCCGGTTCCCGCCTCTGTCCCCGCGCAACCGCCCGAACCGCCACGCTCACCCATCGTGGTGCTGCGCAAGGCAGTGCCGGCCAACGTGCCGCTGACCGAGGACGATGTGCTGGTCGAGCGTTTGCAGGTCGTGCCCGCAGGCGCGTTCCAGCAGCTCGACCAAGTGCTCGGGCGCAGCAGTTCGCGGCCGTTGGCGGCCGGCAGCTGGCTCGACGAGTCGAGCTTCCAGGCCGGTGGCCCGTTGGCGCGGATGATCCGCGCCAACGAGCGTGCCGTCGCGGTGGCGGTGGATGACGTGAGTGGCGCCGCCGGGCAGTTGCGGCCAGGGGATTATGTCGATGTGCTGTTGTTCCTGCGCGAGGAGAACAACAACCCGCAGTCCTCGGCCCAGGTGGTGCTGCCGGCCCTGCGCGTGCTCAGCGTCGACCAGCAGACGGGCCTGGCCAACGATGGCCGCCCGGCACAGACCGCCGAAGAACAGAAGGCCCGCCGCGACCAGCAATCGCTGAACAGCAACGCCACCCGCACCGTCGGCCTGGCCGTGCCTGAGGCCCTGGCCAGCCGCCTGATGCTCGCCGCTCAGGCCGGCACCTTGCGCCTGGCAGTGCGCAGCGCCGACGAACAATTGCTTGCGCGCTACTGGTCCGGCGAAGACGCCAGCCCCCAATTGGCCGCAGCGAACCGCGATCTCTACCGCTTCAGCCAGCTGTCCCAGGTGCCGCTGGCCAACCCGGCCGCCGCCGCAGGCGCGCCCGGCATGCAGATCATTCGTGGCGCCCAGGCGGCCAACGATCTGAACAAGACCCCCTGA
- a CDS encoding type II and III secretion system protein family protein produces MRSSVQVSKCLCLVVPLMLLMPQALATGKGCAAFDQMPTVIEMDQGLQQELRLPVAITRVAVGEPKVADVQASGERAVLLTGVGQGNTSLMLWTDCAPKPHRAMVFIKGRASADMAEVALAATEQPPLPTQVQADIRFVEVRRLKYKEAGAKLFFKGSNNSLFGSPGTVPNTVVRPGYVPGIQTGTNPVTYADVRPGIPLDNDVFNIVWGGGSSRFLAMINALENSGFAYTLARPSLTVLSGLTASFLAGGEIPIPVPSSGSDNVSIEYKEFGVRLALTPTVVSGNRINLKVAPEVSELDYNNAVVIAGTRVPGLSVRRTDTSITLADGESFIISGLITSNVRSGVDKMPGLGNLPIIGAFFRQTALNREETELLMIVTPHLVQPLAVNAKLPELPGEGLRTYDPSWGHLFFMENGSFDGRGGLSR; encoded by the coding sequence ATGCGTAGTTCCGTGCAGGTTTCCAAATGTCTGTGCCTGGTTGTGCCATTGATGCTGCTGATGCCGCAGGCGCTGGCGACGGGCAAGGGTTGTGCGGCGTTCGACCAGATGCCCACGGTGATCGAAATGGACCAGGGCCTGCAGCAGGAACTGCGCCTGCCCGTGGCCATCACCCGGGTGGCGGTAGGTGAGCCGAAGGTGGCCGATGTCCAGGCCAGCGGCGAACGCGCCGTGCTGCTGACCGGGGTGGGGCAGGGCAACACCAGCCTGATGCTGTGGACCGACTGCGCGCCGAAGCCGCACCGGGCCATGGTGTTCATCAAGGGCCGGGCCAGCGCCGACATGGCCGAGGTGGCGCTGGCCGCCACCGAGCAGCCTCCGCTGCCGACCCAGGTGCAGGCCGACATCCGCTTTGTCGAAGTGCGTCGGCTCAAGTACAAGGAGGCCGGCGCCAAACTGTTCTTCAAAGGCTCCAACAACAGCCTGTTCGGCTCGCCCGGCACGGTGCCCAACACCGTGGTCCGGCCTGGTTATGTGCCGGGCATCCAGACCGGCACCAACCCGGTGACCTACGCCGACGTGCGCCCCGGTATCCCCCTCGACAACGATGTCTTCAACATCGTCTGGGGCGGAGGCAGCAGCCGCTTCCTGGCGATGATCAATGCCCTGGAGAACAGCGGTTTCGCCTACACCCTGGCACGCCCCAGCCTGACCGTGCTCAGCGGCCTGACCGCCAGCTTCCTGGCCGGCGGCGAGATCCCCATCCCGGTGCCCAGCAGCGGCAGCGACAACGTCTCGATCGAGTACAAGGAGTTCGGCGTGCGCCTGGCCCTGACCCCCACCGTGGTCAGCGGCAACCGCATCAACCTGAAGGTGGCGCCGGAGGTCAGCGAGCTGGACTACAACAATGCGGTGGTGATCGCCGGCACCCGGGTACCGGGCCTGAGCGTGCGCCGCACCGACACCAGCATCACCCTCGCCGATGGCGAGAGCTTCATCATCAGCGGCCTGATCACCAGCAACGTGCGTTCGGGCGTGGACAAGATGCCCGGGCTGGGCAACCTGCCGATCATCGGCGCGTTCTTTCGCCAGACGGCGCTCAACCGCGAGGAGACCGAGCTGCTGATGATCGTCACCCCGCACCTGGTCCAGCCGCTGGCGGTCAATGCCAAGCTGCCGGAACTGCCGGGCGAAGGGCTGCGCACCTACGACCCCAGCTGGGGTCACCTGTTCTTCATGGAAAACGGCAGCTTCGATGGCCGTGGCGGGTTGTCGCGATGA